A single genomic interval of Microbacterium sp. zg-Y1090 harbors:
- a CDS encoding DUF2238 domain-containing protein, whose product MKENFLRRPSGPLELLADALRVIGVLSVIAVSIWSTATDAGILALALPALMVPRVIGARASFDIISSFTVLVAAWSNVIDLYRTVDNWDLILHFACTAVLAALAYLILVRARVVADPSAAGSLARTPLVLVPALGLAASAVWEMIEWVGYAFITDEIFVTYQDTIGDMAVGGLGAAVAGAVVARVPLDRPDARRP is encoded by the coding sequence ATGAAAGAGAACTTCCTGCGACGGCCGTCCGGCCCCCTGGAGCTGCTGGCCGATGCCCTGCGGGTGATCGGCGTGCTGAGCGTGATCGCCGTGTCGATCTGGAGCACCGCGACCGACGCCGGCATCCTCGCCCTTGCTCTTCCGGCCCTGATGGTGCCGCGCGTCATCGGTGCCAGGGCATCGTTCGACATCATCTCGTCGTTCACCGTGCTCGTGGCGGCCTGGAGCAACGTCATCGACCTGTACCGCACGGTCGACAACTGGGATCTCATCCTGCATTTCGCGTGCACCGCGGTGCTCGCCGCACTGGCCTACCTGATCCTGGTCCGCGCCCGCGTCGTCGCCGACCCGAGCGCCGCCGGATCGCTCGCACGCACGCCCCTCGTGCTGGTTCCCGCGCTGGGCCTGGCCGCCAGCGCGGTGTGGGAGATGATCGAGTGGGTCGGCTACGCGTTCATCACCGACGAGATCTTCGTGACCTACCAGGACACGATCGGGGATATGGCCGTCGGCGGCCTGGGTGCCGCGGTCGCCGGTGCCGTGGTCGCCCGCGTTCCCCTCGATCGCCCCGACGCGCGGCGCCCCTGA
- a CDS encoding endonuclease/exonuclease/phosphatase family protein: protein MTAPLIGATEAPDLHVMTFNVRRRMPRLLARPADDWRRRRDRVAALLQGERPTLLGVQEALPDQAQAIGAALGPGYRRVGHGRQPGPRGEACPLFFDTERLQLVDWRQTALSDEPDRPGSTSWGNVIPRVLVRATLRDLSTGAVFAAFNTHLDVFSAQARLRGAEEIRRQVGGLALPAVVMGDLNAGPDSAAVAALLAADDLVDGWRAATQRLTPEWGTYGGYRAPRSGRGRIDWIAVTPDVEVRRAAINPQRIDGGWPSDHLPVQAVVRMPRSEGAT, encoded by the coding sequence GTGACGGCGCCGCTCATCGGCGCCACGGAGGCACCCGACCTGCACGTGATGACCTTCAACGTGCGACGTCGGATGCCGCGCCTTCTGGCCCGGCCCGCCGACGACTGGCGCCGGCGCCGCGACCGGGTGGCGGCCCTGCTGCAGGGCGAGCGCCCCACACTGCTCGGGGTGCAGGAGGCCCTCCCCGACCAGGCCCAGGCGATCGGCGCCGCGCTGGGCCCGGGCTACCGGCGCGTCGGACACGGCCGGCAACCGGGGCCGCGCGGTGAGGCATGCCCCCTGTTCTTCGACACCGAACGGCTGCAGCTGGTCGACTGGCGCCAGACCGCGCTGTCGGATGAGCCCGACCGGCCCGGATCCACGTCGTGGGGAAACGTCATCCCGCGCGTGCTCGTGCGCGCGACGCTGCGCGACCTCTCGACCGGCGCGGTCTTCGCGGCGTTCAACACCCACCTCGACGTCTTCTCCGCGCAGGCGCGTCTGCGCGGTGCCGAGGAGATCCGCCGGCAGGTGGGTGGGCTCGCGCTGCCCGCCGTCGTCATGGGCGATCTCAACGCCGGCCCGGATTCGGCCGCCGTCGCCGCGCTGCTGGCGGCCGACGACCTCGTGGACGGCTGGCGCGCCGCCACGCAGCGCCTCACTCCGGAGTGGGGCACGTACGGTGGGTACCGCGCGCCGCGGTCCGGGCGCGGTCGCATCGACTGGATCGCCGTCACCCCCGACGTGGAGGTGCGGCGGGCGGCGATCAACCCGCAGCGGATCGACGGCGGCTGGCCGTCGGACCACCTGCCGGTGCAGGCGGTGGTGCGGATGCCGCGATCGGAGGGCGCCACATGA
- a CDS encoding glycosyltransferase family A protein, with protein MTAATPTTPTVSVVIPVKDDAEQLRGCLRALSLQTRLPDEIVVVDNASTDDSAAVARAAGARVVRCDVPGIPPTAATGYDAATGDLILRLDADSRPGHHWVEAMSGALAARPDVAAYTGGARFVDGPRALRAPLAVLYLSAYLAVAVPALGHLPLFGSNLAMRASAWRAVRDRVHRDDPEVHDDFDLAFHLGERHRIRYLRDARMGVSMRPFRAGSGFGRRVRRGFRSVLVHWPADFPPVRWQKILYHRLLDRPGAVRPEVRTL; from the coding sequence GTGACCGCCGCCACCCCGACGACCCCGACCGTGTCGGTGGTGATCCCGGTGAAGGACGACGCCGAGCAGCTGCGGGGGTGCCTGCGGGCGCTGTCGCTGCAGACGCGCCTGCCCGACGAGATCGTCGTGGTCGACAATGCCTCGACCGACGACTCCGCGGCGGTGGCCCGCGCAGCCGGCGCCCGCGTAGTGCGCTGCGACGTCCCCGGCATCCCTCCCACCGCCGCGACCGGTTACGACGCCGCGACGGGCGATCTCATCCTGCGCCTCGACGCCGATTCCCGCCCCGGTCACCACTGGGTGGAAGCGATGTCCGGCGCCCTCGCCGCACGGCCCGACGTGGCCGCGTACACCGGTGGCGCACGCTTCGTCGACGGCCCGCGCGCCCTGCGCGCCCCGCTGGCGGTGCTCTACCTCAGCGCCTACCTCGCCGTCGCGGTGCCCGCCCTCGGCCACCTGCCGCTCTTCGGCTCCAACCTCGCGATGCGCGCCTCCGCGTGGCGCGCCGTGCGCGACCGGGTGCACCGCGACGATCCCGAGGTGCACGACGACTTCGATCTCGCCTTCCACCTCGGCGAACGCCATCGCATCCGGTACCTCCGCGACGCCCGCATGGGTGTGTCGATGCGGCCCTTCCGCGCCGGCTCCGGCTTCGGTCGCCGCGTGCGGCGCGGCTTCCGTTCGGTGCTGGTGCACTGGCCGGCGGATTTCCCCCCGGTGCGCTGGCAGAAGATCCTCTACCACCGCCTTCTCGACCGACCGGGCGCTGTCCGCCCCGAGGTGCGCACCCTGTGA
- a CDS encoding DUF2200 domain-containing protein has product MHRIFTMSVASVYPLYLNKLERKGRTRDELDQVITWLTGFDDAELRRQLQSGATFSDFFADARLHPQAAAITGTVCGVRVEEIEDPLMQRIRYLDKLVDELAQGRPLARVLREG; this is encoded by the coding sequence GTGCACCGCATCTTCACCATGAGCGTCGCGTCGGTCTACCCGCTGTATCTGAACAAACTCGAGCGCAAGGGGCGCACGCGCGACGAGCTCGACCAGGTGATCACCTGGCTGACAGGCTTCGACGACGCCGAGCTGCGGCGGCAGCTGCAGAGCGGGGCCACGTTCTCGGACTTCTTCGCGGACGCCCGGCTCCATCCGCAGGCGGCGGCCATCACCGGAACGGTCTGCGGTGTGCGGGTGGAGGAGATCGAGGATCCCCTGATGCAGAGGATCCGCTACCTCGACAAGCTCGTCGACGAGCTGGCTCAGGGCCGGCCCCTGGCGCGGGTGCTGCGCGAGGGCTGA
- a CDS encoding sensor histidine kinase, translating to MSGRADAAAAADQRRVNRAAVRAGVWVGVAAAAVVAIVTTATVAVMITASRPDRRPPPPGGGRRSRVIELDLIVPVTVVLGILGALALAVLAGYAARRAAAPLAEALRVQRTFVADAGHELRTPLTTLSSRIQLAQHRAAQGGDVSGALAELRRDADAMDTALTDLLITAETAGVGRDDRTAVTTVAEAAADATAVIGPRAAERGIRIVVDARDAPAVTATRAALSRALIALLDNAVRHSPAGGTVTVRAAADGRRVRIAVADEGSGVTGVDPDRLFDRFARSTAPAPAPGEGRSRGFGLGLALVRDIAVRFGGEVRLESTSPRGSVFVLELPTAGRLHRRT from the coding sequence ATGAGCGGCCGCGCCGACGCGGCGGCGGCTGCCGACCAGCGCCGGGTGAACCGCGCCGCCGTGCGCGCGGGGGTGTGGGTGGGTGTCGCCGCCGCTGCGGTCGTCGCGATCGTCACGACCGCGACCGTCGCGGTGATGATCACGGCGTCGCGGCCCGATCGGCGCCCTCCGCCCCCGGGCGGCGGGCGGCGCTCTCGGGTGATCGAGCTGGACCTCATCGTTCCCGTCACCGTCGTCCTCGGCATCCTCGGCGCGCTCGCGCTGGCCGTTCTCGCTGGGTACGCCGCCCGGCGTGCGGCGGCACCCCTCGCCGAGGCGCTGCGGGTGCAGCGCACCTTCGTCGCCGACGCCGGCCACGAGCTGCGCACCCCGCTGACCACTCTCAGCAGCCGCATCCAGCTCGCCCAGCACCGTGCCGCGCAGGGCGGGGATGTCTCGGGGGCACTGGCCGAGCTGCGCCGGGATGCCGACGCGATGGACACCGCCCTCACCGATCTGCTGATCACCGCAGAGACGGCCGGGGTGGGGCGCGACGACCGCACGGCGGTGACGACGGTCGCCGAGGCCGCCGCCGATGCCACGGCCGTCATCGGCCCGAGGGCCGCGGAGCGCGGCATCCGCATCGTCGTCGACGCGCGGGACGCACCGGCGGTCACGGCGACGCGGGCCGCCCTGAGCCGCGCTCTCATCGCCCTGCTCGACAATGCGGTGCGGCACTCGCCGGCGGGCGGCACCGTCACGGTGCGCGCCGCCGCGGACGGGCGACGCGTGCGGATCGCCGTGGCCGACGAGGGCAGCGGGGTCACCGGCGTGGACCCCGACCGCCTCTTCGACCGGTTCGCGCGGTCGACGGCGCCGGCGCCGGCGCCGGGCGAGGGTCGCTCGCGCGGGTTCGGTCTGGGCCTCGCGCTCGTGCGCGACATCGCCGTGCGCTTCGGCGGGGAGGTGCGGCTGGAGAGCACGTCCCCGCGGGGCAGCGTCTTCGTGCTGGAACTCCCCACCGCCGGGCGCCTTCACCGGCGCACCTGA
- a CDS encoding response regulator transcription factor: protein MPDRPPPPPDTRVPRTPHPRLLYVEDETETAAMVIEVLSDEYDIDHATTGEEGLRLALGNRYEVMVIDRRLPGRSGVQMLEAIRTARIATPVLMLTALGTVDDRVSGLDAGADDYLVKPFDFAELRARLRALRRGRGPGDRRELGDWVFTPASQALYAPGGARIALTAAESDLLELLTSSPEHVFTRDEIIAAVFPGGSATTVDTYVHYVRRKSTPEIIETVRARGYRAGMPR, encoded by the coding sequence ATGCCCGACCGGCCGCCGCCCCCGCCCGACACCCGGGTCCCGCGCACGCCGCATCCCCGTCTGCTGTACGTCGAAGACGAGACCGAGACCGCGGCGATGGTGATCGAGGTGCTCTCGGACGAGTACGACATCGACCACGCCACCACCGGCGAGGAGGGGCTGAGGCTGGCGCTGGGCAACCGGTACGAGGTGATGGTCATCGACCGGCGTCTCCCCGGCCGGTCGGGCGTGCAGATGCTGGAGGCGATCCGCACCGCGCGCATCGCCACGCCCGTGCTCATGCTCACCGCGCTGGGGACGGTCGACGACCGGGTGAGCGGGCTGGATGCCGGCGCCGACGACTACCTGGTGAAGCCCTTCGACTTCGCGGAGCTGCGCGCCCGGCTGCGGGCGCTGCGGCGCGGTCGCGGCCCGGGCGACCGCCGGGAGCTCGGGGACTGGGTGTTCACCCCGGCCTCGCAGGCGCTGTACGCGCCGGGGGGCGCCCGCATCGCGCTCACCGCGGCGGAGTCCGATCTGCTGGAGCTGCTCACCTCGAGCCCGGAGCACGTGTTCACCCGCGACGAGATCATCGCCGCCGTCTTTCCGGGCGGGTCGGCGACGACGGTCGACACGTACGTGCACTACGTGCGGCGCAAGTCCACCCCCGAGATCATCGAGACCGTCCGGGCGCGCGGCTACCGGGCGGGGATGCCGCGATGA
- a CDS encoding nuclear transport factor 2 family protein — MDFDVADLLRVETAGWQSLCDGTGGDFYGSLMTDDGLMVLADGSVLDRDGVVASLADAPAWSAYEITHERMVDVGSDVVAFVYRARAFRASGGPPFDALMSSVYRWRGGRWRLALYQQTPVPDEESAEL, encoded by the coding sequence ATGGACTTCGACGTGGCAGACCTGCTCCGTGTGGAGACCGCCGGTTGGCAGTCGCTGTGCGACGGCACCGGCGGGGATTTCTACGGATCTCTGATGACCGACGACGGCCTTATGGTGCTCGCCGACGGATCCGTGCTCGATCGCGACGGCGTCGTCGCCTCGCTCGCCGACGCGCCGGCATGGTCGGCCTACGAGATCACGCACGAGCGGATGGTCGACGTCGGCAGCGACGTGGTCGCGTTCGTGTACCGGGCCCGCGCGTTCCGCGCGTCGGGCGGGCCGCCGTTCGACGCCCTCATGTCCAGCGTCTACAGGTGGCGGGGCGGACGCTGGCGGCTCGCGCTGTACCAGCAGACCCCCGTTCCCGACGAGGAGAGCGCCGAACTCTGA
- a CDS encoding pyridoxamine 5'-phosphate oxidase family protein produces MADTTELQKLNELLKKFRFAMVTTRAADGTLTAHPLTVQEHETDGDLWFVVSRNATAAQHVQHDPHVGVSFSSNDAWLSLAGSAQIVDDTAKLKEEWNSGLEAWFPEGPEDPDIVLLKINAESGEYWDSPGGRVASVLAFVKHKVTGERLEGDNETFDL; encoded by the coding sequence ATGGCCGACACGACCGAGCTGCAGAAGCTCAACGAGCTGCTGAAGAAGTTCCGCTTCGCGATGGTGACCACCCGTGCCGCGGACGGAACCCTCACCGCCCACCCCCTCACCGTGCAGGAGCACGAGACCGACGGCGACCTGTGGTTCGTCGTCTCCCGCAACGCGACGGCCGCTCAGCACGTGCAGCACGACCCGCACGTGGGGGTGTCGTTCAGCTCCAACGACGCGTGGCTCTCGCTGGCGGGTTCGGCGCAGATCGTCGACGACACGGCCAAGCTGAAGGAGGAGTGGAACTCCGGGCTCGAGGCCTGGTTCCCGGAGGGACCCGAGGACCCCGACATCGTGCTGCTGAAGATCAACGCCGAGAGCGGCGAGTACTGGGACAGCCCGGGCGGCCGCGTGGCCAGTGTGCTGGCCTTCGTCAAGCACAAGGTCACCGGCGAGCGCCTCGAGGGCGATAACGAGACGTTCGATCTCTGA
- a CDS encoding SDR family NAD(P)-dependent oxidoreductase, producing MADAAEAGAPRTIVITGASDGIGAAAARQLQAAGEHVVVVGRNPEKTRRVAEEIGAPWHLADYAQLGQVRDLAAALRDSYPRIDVLANNAGGIFGERVVTEDGFELTFQVNHLGGFLLTNLLRDRLVDSGASVIQTSSVAAQRFARFDIDDLQGKRRYTAGAAYGNAKLANVLFTKELHRRFSRDGLRAVAFHPGAVATSFAGASEGPWRFMYTNPVTKRLLTTPEQGGSRLTFLAAGTPGIDWRPGGYYSGNKPARTNPLAADPALARMLWERSAEMVGL from the coding sequence ATGGCGGATGCCGCAGAGGCGGGCGCGCCGCGGACCATCGTCATCACCGGGGCCAGCGATGGAATCGGCGCCGCCGCGGCGCGTCAGCTGCAGGCCGCAGGTGAGCACGTCGTGGTGGTCGGGCGCAACCCGGAGAAGACGCGCAGGGTCGCCGAGGAGATCGGGGCGCCGTGGCACCTCGCCGACTACGCCCAGCTCGGTCAGGTGCGCGATCTCGCCGCCGCGCTGCGCGACTCCTACCCGCGCATCGACGTGCTCGCCAACAACGCCGGCGGCATCTTCGGTGAGCGGGTCGTCACCGAGGACGGCTTCGAGCTGACGTTCCAGGTGAACCACCTGGGCGGATTCCTGCTGACGAATCTGCTGCGGGACCGTCTCGTCGACAGCGGGGCGTCCGTCATCCAGACCTCCAGCGTCGCGGCGCAGCGCTTCGCGCGCTTCGACATCGATGATCTGCAGGGGAAGCGCCGCTACACCGCGGGGGCTGCCTACGGCAACGCCAAGCTCGCGAACGTGCTGTTCACGAAGGAGTTGCACCGCCGGTTCTCGCGGGACGGCCTGCGCGCCGTGGCCTTCCACCCCGGAGCCGTGGCGACGAGCTTCGCCGGAGCATCCGAGGGGCCGTGGCGGTTCATGTACACGAACCCGGTGACGAAGCGGCTGCTCACCACACCGGAGCAGGGTGGGTCGCGGCTGACGTTCCTCGCCGCGGGGACGCCCGGCATCGACTGGCGGCCGGGGGGCTATTACTCCGGCAACAAGCCGGCGCGCACGAACCCGCTCGCCGCCGACCCGGCACTGGCCCGCATGCTGTGGGAGCGCAGCGCGGAGATGGTCGGGCTCTGA
- the msrA gene encoding peptide-methionine (S)-S-oxide reductase MsrA, protein MTSGPTDTGAITRTPGTETAVLAGGCFWGVEDLIRRQPGVVSTRVGYTGGQNDHPTYRNHPGHAEAVEIIFDPTQTTYRDILAFFFQIHDPSTLNRQGNDVGTSYRSAIFPVTPEQERVARETIADVDASGIWPNKVVTTIEPAGPFWEAEPEHQDYLLRIPNGYTCHFVRPGWVLPKREDAIG, encoded by the coding sequence ATGACCAGCGGACCCACCGACACCGGAGCCATCACCCGTACCCCCGGCACCGAAACCGCCGTGCTCGCCGGCGGGTGCTTCTGGGGCGTCGAAGACCTGATCCGCCGCCAGCCGGGCGTGGTCTCCACCCGCGTCGGATACACCGGCGGCCAGAACGACCACCCCACCTATCGCAACCACCCCGGCCACGCCGAGGCGGTGGAGATCATCTTCGACCCCACCCAGACGACGTATCGCGACATCCTGGCCTTCTTCTTCCAGATCCACGACCCGTCGACCCTCAACCGTCAGGGCAACGACGTCGGCACGAGCTACCGCTCGGCGATCTTCCCGGTCACCCCCGAGCAGGAGCGGGTGGCACGCGAGACCATCGCCGATGTGGACGCCTCCGGCATCTGGCCGAACAAGGTCGTCACCACCATCGAGCCCGCCGGACCCTTCTGGGAGGCCGAGCCCGAGCACCAGGATTACCTGCTGCGCATCCCGAACGGCTACACCTGCCACTTCGTGCGCCCCGGTTGGGTGCTGCCCAAGCGCGAGGATGCCATCGGCTGA
- a CDS encoding helix-turn-helix transcriptional regulator has protein sequence MAHAPAYRRARDEIDLMSRAGFALPAFAEHAIDALGRVLGFAASCLSTIDPTTAMVAGALKTGALAGRDDGDRDWAQIEYGRDDPTAYRALLARREVVATAHTATSGVIERSPRMSELMVPLFGFHDEARVLLADRTGPWGGLALFRGADDRPFSPAEAGFLGTLAPALARGIRTGLLAGAVRHDEAAAVGPAVIVVDTRDHIVQCSDAAAEALQRVAADSASGDPLVSVQALVTAVRRVARGDAERMPRLRIRRGDGVWLLLQAAPLMGEGRSGDVVVTIEHAHPQDVIDLVGAAYGLTARENEVLRLVLRGGDTRAIAGTMGVSPYTVQDHLKSIFAKVGVASRRELVSRVSFDQDLPRAAAAPPASGIRPASGP, from the coding sequence ATGGCCCATGCGCCTGCATACCGTCGTGCCCGCGACGAGATCGATCTGATGTCCCGCGCGGGGTTCGCCCTGCCTGCTTTCGCAGAGCATGCCATCGACGCGCTCGGCAGGGTGCTGGGGTTCGCGGCATCGTGCCTGTCGACCATCGACCCCACCACCGCGATGGTCGCCGGCGCGCTGAAGACGGGAGCACTGGCCGGTCGCGACGACGGCGACAGGGACTGGGCGCAGATCGAGTACGGCCGCGACGACCCCACCGCGTACCGGGCACTGCTGGCCAGGCGGGAGGTGGTGGCGACCGCGCATACGGCCACCTCCGGGGTGATCGAGCGCTCCCCGCGGATGAGCGAGCTGATGGTCCCCCTCTTCGGGTTCCACGACGAGGCACGCGTGCTGCTGGCCGACCGCACCGGACCCTGGGGTGGGCTGGCGCTGTTCCGCGGCGCCGATGACCGCCCCTTCTCGCCCGCCGAGGCGGGCTTTCTCGGCACTCTCGCCCCGGCGCTCGCCCGCGGCATCCGCACGGGACTTCTCGCCGGTGCCGTACGGCACGACGAGGCCGCAGCGGTCGGCCCTGCCGTCATCGTCGTCGACACGCGCGACCACATCGTGCAATGCAGCGATGCTGCAGCGGAGGCGCTGCAGCGGGTCGCCGCCGACAGCGCATCGGGCGACCCGCTCGTATCGGTGCAGGCGCTGGTGACGGCGGTGCGCCGGGTGGCCCGGGGCGACGCTGAACGGATGCCGCGCCTTCGGATCCGCCGCGGCGATGGGGTGTGGCTGCTGCTGCAGGCGGCGCCGCTGATGGGAGAAGGCCGAAGCGGCGACGTGGTCGTCACGATCGAGCACGCCCACCCGCAAGACGTCATCGACCTGGTCGGCGCCGCCTACGGGCTGACGGCGCGCGAGAACGAGGTGCTTCGGCTGGTGCTGCGGGGCGGGGACACCCGCGCGATCGCGGGGACGATGGGGGTGTCGCCCTACACGGTGCAGGACCACTTGAAGTCGATCTTCGCGAAGGTGGGCGTGGCGAGCCGCCGCGAGCTCGTCTCCCGGGTGTCGTTCGACCAGGACCTGCCGCGAGCCGCGGCGGCACCGCCCGCCTCCGGCATCCGCCCCGCCTCCGGTCCGTGA
- a CDS encoding FAD-binding oxidoreductase: MTLPAPLLDGPAALRSALAERVVLADDVEYDTARLSWNRSVDRHPLAVARPESAEDVVAVVRAAGSAGLRLMPQSTGHAAAALRGADLSDTVIVDLSRLRGVSVDPEARSARVLGGSTWNDVLAAVAPHGLTALHGSAGDVSVVGYALSGGVSFYARAHGLAVGSVTEAQVVTADGALVRAAADENPELFWALRGGAGAIGVVVSVRLELLPYADVFAGMLLWDAVHAAEVTHAWARWTATAPESATTALRVLHLPPLPGLPPFLSGRSVVVVDGAILETDAVASALLEPLRALSPEVDTFARIPAPALVGVHMDPPDPTPSVSAASMLAALPPEAADAFVAASGMPGMFITELRHLGGAAARPVEGGGAVSAVTGEYVAHAVAVAPVADAVPGAEAAVRAGLAQLAPWRSTGVALTFVDEPDSDRAPAFGDGLVRLRELKRAIDPNGMLRGAHPI, from the coding sequence ATGACTCTTCCCGCCCCGCTCCTCGACGGACCCGCTGCCCTGCGCAGCGCGCTGGCCGAGCGTGTCGTGCTCGCCGACGATGTCGAGTACGACACTGCTCGGCTCTCGTGGAACCGTTCCGTCGACCGGCATCCACTCGCCGTCGCGCGTCCGGAGAGCGCCGAGGACGTCGTGGCCGTCGTGCGCGCCGCCGGGTCGGCAGGGTTGCGCCTGATGCCGCAGTCCACCGGGCACGCCGCCGCCGCTCTGCGGGGGGCGGACCTGTCGGACACCGTCATCGTCGACCTCTCCCGGCTGCGCGGCGTGAGCGTCGACCCCGAGGCCCGGTCGGCACGCGTACTCGGCGGCTCGACCTGGAACGACGTGCTGGCCGCCGTCGCCCCGCACGGGCTGACGGCGCTTCACGGCAGCGCGGGCGACGTCTCGGTGGTCGGCTACGCGCTCAGCGGCGGGGTGTCCTTCTACGCCCGCGCCCACGGCCTGGCCGTCGGGAGTGTGACGGAGGCCCAGGTGGTCACCGCGGACGGGGCGCTCGTGCGGGCCGCGGCCGACGAGAACCCCGAGTTGTTCTGGGCGTTGCGCGGCGGTGCCGGGGCGATCGGCGTCGTCGTCTCGGTGCGTCTGGAGCTGCTGCCCTATGCCGACGTGTTCGCCGGGATGCTGCTGTGGGATGCCGTCCACGCCGCCGAGGTCACCCATGCGTGGGCGCGGTGGACGGCCACGGCGCCGGAGTCGGCGACGACGGCGCTGCGGGTGCTGCACCTGCCGCCGCTGCCGGGACTGCCGCCTTTCCTGAGCGGCCGCTCGGTGGTCGTGGTCGACGGGGCGATCCTCGAGACGGATGCCGTGGCATCCGCGCTGCTCGAGCCGCTGCGTGCGCTGTCGCCGGAAGTCGACACGTTCGCCCGCATCCCCGCGCCGGCGCTCGTCGGGGTGCACATGGACCCGCCCGATCCGACACCGTCGGTGTCGGCCGCGTCGATGCTGGCGGCGCTCCCGCCGGAGGCCGCCGACGCGTTCGTGGCAGCGAGCGGGATGCCGGGGATGTTCATCACCGAGCTGCGCCATCTGGGGGGAGCTGCGGCGCGGCCGGTGGAGGGCGGCGGGGCGGTCTCGGCGGTGACGGGGGAGTACGTCGCCCACGCCGTCGCTGTGGCCCCGGTTGCCGACGCGGTGCCGGGTGCGGAGGCGGCGGTGCGCGCCGGCCTGGCGCAGCTCGCGCCGTGGCGGTCGACGGGGGTGGCGCTCACCTTCGTCGATGAGCCGGACAGTGACCGGGCACCGGCCTTCGGTGATGGACTCGTCCGACTGCGGGAACTCAAGCGGGCGATCGACCCGAACGGAATGCTTCGGGGGGCGCATCCGATCTGA
- a CDS encoding PPOX class F420-dependent oxidoreductase codes for MSPALSEIADSEYVLLTTFRKTGVAVSTPVWAAPDGDELLVTTGGASGKVKRLRHTERVTLTPCDVRGNVVDGAVAVEATATVHDDDATMARLDKALNAKYGIKYKMIRAGQKLRRGQSDSVALVIR; via the coding sequence ATGTCCCCTGCGCTGAGCGAGATCGCCGATTCCGAGTACGTGCTGCTCACCACCTTCCGCAAGACCGGTGTCGCCGTCTCGACGCCGGTGTGGGCGGCACCCGACGGCGACGAGCTGCTCGTGACGACGGGCGGCGCTTCGGGCAAGGTCAAGCGGCTGCGTCACACCGAACGGGTGACGCTGACCCCGTGCGACGTGCGCGGCAACGTCGTCGACGGGGCAGTCGCGGTCGAGGCCACCGCCACCGTGCACGACGACGATGCGACGATGGCGCGCCTGGACAAGGCTCTGAACGCCAAGTACGGCATCAAGTACAAGATGATCCGCGCCGGCCAGAAGCTGCGTCGCGGTCAGAGCGATTCGGTCGCGCTCGTCATTCGCTGA